Proteins encoded within one genomic window of Diorhabda sublineata isolate icDioSubl1.1 chromosome 1, icDioSubl1.1, whole genome shotgun sequence:
- the LOC130451904 gene encoding DNA polymerase theta isoform X1: MYCFYIKCTPKIKKRRRERQMNEFKIQLKLILSSFMSDTMNNDLFMNDTFENFNFTQNGNFSAKFTDISPKVSVSKESSKQNKNETEILLDDSIFLSQLSLLEEKNVSNNVTEHQQTKNNNGILEKNVTTSYQIHCDKENVVNKTHNDITPTVADYIPNNPNSHQLNELASWGLPEAVLEKYKSRNLTTMFQWQVECLSQGNVLNGSNLIYSAPTSAGKTLVAEILAAKMISEQKKRVIFILPFVSIVREKMYYFQDLFESSGIRVDGFMGSYNPPGGYNSVQFAICTIEKANSLINRLLEERKLKEVGAVLIDEIHLLGDSSRGYLLELLLTKLRYISIKENLSIQIIGMSATLPNLKQISKWLDAELFTTDFRPVPLKEQAHVCGEIYDINMKLIRSLSILPELKTDCDNILQLCLETIKESCSVLIFCPTKNWCENLAQQIATGFFKIGSSQSDWGQLLRRQLDTNLIMELLEQLKYCPVGLDDILHKTVSFGVAFHHAGLTMDERDIIEGAFRNGALRVLVATSTLSSGVNLPARRVIIRTPIFHGKPIDSLVYRQMIGRAGRMGKDTMGESFLICQKKDFKIVKDLMSAVLPPVKSCLESEGKLKRAILEVIASGVATTPEDVKIFTESTLLAVEDDCLHELNNPIEEAVMFLQMNEFIRLQEKEDGSQLYVSTSLGKACLSSSMSPDDGLSLFTELEKARQCLVLETELHLIYLVTPYSACYSWGNMDWMLYLDLWEKLPTNMKQVGKLVGIRESYIVNATRGIIQTNTAKLYHKLLVHKRFFIALALQDLVNEKPLSWVCQKFNCNRGMLQSLQQSSSSFAGMVTAFSKQLGWSNMELLISQFQERMQFGVSRDLLDLMHLPVLNGKMARALFNSGIETIIQLANSEISSIENILHRIVPFESEKEREGETEYDKRQRNKYKNVWIVGKEGLTEREAAEIFVKNARKYLKIEMGLVDAQWKDKEVKSEIDDENKTNKIETDVKNVDNDNEINKRNSDSFFSEDSSVFSSISDTSSISSIDSTKIDENNEERITKKLERFTIDSPKKIINTISKENDIKSIAVDSPRKCLQMTFKNSSFNPLVSSKLNINTVLEGSPSKLSDITTTIANRSTDNTVTPESDITSTVSDVKTESSSKDAENDVNALLQQISLSDFSETLSENNHTNLIESRTLQNNDKVESDQSLFEESFTLYLSENNSDEEKLFNGNVNGKDVKKDELSIIVENEKFLKDNEKETCLLSQKRKHSSGEFGDVSKKIKFKCQENDDDDYIDNSYIINKLEDQLSADFSKMEIVNVCQEFSVLEIFIAEFKLQKFFSFSVACSKIVENKPVIGINAFKTQHATTEGAKHIFQADGRKLEGFSIYWENNIVYYLSFENIKIHQKIIKLLKSIFGNPDVRVKMFDAKEQIKFLKKCCGINFFCKIDDPKIAHWMLDPDGKEMNLKAMAVKYCPESAELAQLSGGCIGLGSVGMDIYSSVSAKIRASLESVITWHLINILKNILLEENSKYIEAYDIETSIIVCLANIELYGMHVDKTVLTTLLNVIKTQINNIEKKAFSLAGRKFNFVSSSDVAKIIGTFRGRKTSTKKQILEKNQHPVSDLVLHWRKLHSIITKTIYPLIKVIKNDRIFGCYITHSSTGRISMHEPNLQNITRNFDVNNCLTNESVSINCREAFDAPDKYILLSADYCQLELRILTHFSQDKLLCKIMKEPGDVFKSIAAKWNRITEEEVTDAIRQDTKHLCYGIIYGMGCRSLAEQLGINENEAVDFMETFKNTYPGIKNFIKNVVEKCKENEFVETVNGRRRYLHNINDKDQISKGQAERQAVNTIIQGSAADIVKKAMLKIDLDLREVFHKAKSKPNLVLHLHDELIYEVPTKYLRKVAKIVKKNMETSVDLSVPFPVKLKSGSCWGNLTELVI; encoded by the exons ATGTactgtttttatataaagtgtACACCAAAGATTAAGAAAAGAAGACGCGAACGTCAAATGAACGAATTTAAAATTCAACTGAAATTGATATTAAGTTCTTTTATGTCTGATACAATGAATAATGACTTATTTATGAAtgatacttttgaaaatttcaattttactcAGAATGGTAATTTTTCAGCTAAATTCACAGATATTTCTCCAAAAGTTTCGGTTTCAAAAGAAAGttctaaacaaaataaaaatgagacagAAATATTATTGGATGATTCTATTTTTCTGTCACAGTTATCATTGTTGGAGGAAAAGAATGTATCAAATAATGTAACAGAACATCAGCAAACCAAAAACAATAAtggaatattagaaaaaaatgtaacaacTTCTTATCAAATCCACTGTGATAAAGAAAATGTTGTGAATAAAACACATAATGATATCACTCCTACAGTTGCTGATTATATTCCAAATAATCCTAATTCCCATCAGTTAAATGAATTGGCTTCATGGGGCTTGCCGGAAGCTGTATTGGAGAAATATAAATCTAGAAATTTGACTACAATGTTCCAATGGCAAGTAGAATGTCTTAGCCAAGGAAATGTTTTAAATGGTAGCAATTTGATATATTCAGCACCTACGTCAGCCGGCAAAACGTTAGTAGCAGAAATATTGGCCGCAAAAATGATATCTGAACAAAAGAAAagagttattttcattttaccatTCGTATCAATAGTTAGAGAAAAAATGTACTATTTTCAAGACTTGTTTGAAAGTAGTGGAATTCGGGTAGATGGATTTATGGGATCTTACAATCCACCGGGAGGATATAATTCTGTACAGTTTGCTATATGCACCATAGAAAAAGCTAATAGTTTGATAAACAGATTATTGGAGGAGAGGAAATTGAAGGAAGTAGGAGCTGTACTCATAGATGAGATACACCTACTTGGGGATTCTAGTAGAGGCTATCTTTTGGAACTGTTATTAACGAAATTGAG ATATATATCTATTAAAGAAAATCTTAGTATACAAATAATAGGAATGTCTGCTACTCTTCCCAATCTTAAACAAATTTCCAAGTGGCTGGATGCTGAATTATTCACTACTGACTTCCGACCAGTACCTTTAAAAGAACAAGCACATGTTTGTGGGgaaatttatgatattaataTGAAACTAATAAGGTCTTTAAGTATTTTACCAGAATTGAAAACTGACTGTGATAATATACTTCAGCTTTGCCTCGAGACTATCAAAGAATCTTGCTCTGTCCTTATATTTTGTCCCACGAAAAATTGGTGTGAAAATTTGGCACAGCAGATTGCAActggatttttcaaaatag GTAGCTCTCAATCAGATTGGGGACAACTATTGCGCCGTCAACTTGATACCAATCTCATTATGGAACTGTTGGAGCAGCTCAAATATTGTCCAGTTGGCTTGGATGATATTCTACACAAAACTGTATCTTTTGGTGTAGCTTTCCATCACGCAGGTCTTACTATGGATGAAAGAGATATAATAGAAGGGGCTTTTCGAAATGGAGCATTGAGAGTATTAGTAGCCACTTCAACTTTATCATCCGGTGTTAATCTACCAGCTAGGAGGGTTATAATAAGGACACCAATATTTCATGGAAAACCTATAG ATTCTTTGGTGTATAGACAAATGATTGGTAGAGCTGGTCGTATGGGAAAAGACACAATGGGTGAAAGTTTTCTCATATGTCAAAAGAAAGATTTTAAAATAGTGAAAGATTTAATGTCTGCTGTATTACCTCCTGTCAAAAGTTGTCTTGAAAGTGAGGGAAAGTTGAAGAGAGCCATTTTAGAAGTGATAGCTAGTGGAGTTGCTACTACTCCTGAAgatgttaaaatatttactgAAAGCACATTGCTTGCCGTCGAGGATGATTGTTTACACGAATTGAATAATCCTATTGAGGAAGCTGTAATGTTTTTGCAAATGAACGAGTTTATTAGATTGCAAGAAAAAGAAGATGGAAGTCAATTATATGTTTCTACTTCGTTAg GAAAAGCTTGTTTGTCCTCTTCAATGTCTCCTGATGATGGTCTCTCCCTTTTCACTGAATTGGAAAAAGCTCGACAATGTCTTGTACTTGAAACTGAACTCCATTTAATTTACCTTGTTACTCCCTACAGTGCCTGCTATTCTTGGGGAAATATGGATTGGATGTTATATTTGGATCTTTGGGAAAAATTGCCAACAAATATGAAACAG GTTGGAAAGTTGGTGGGTATCAGGGAATCGTATATTGTAAACGCAACTAGGGGCATAATTCAAACAAACACTGCAAAATTGTATCACAAATTGTTGGTCCACAAAAGATTTTTCATAGCATTAGCCTTACAAGATTTAGTTAACGAGAAGCCTTTAAGTTGGGTATGTCAAAAGTTCAATTGCAACCGAG GTATGCTGCAATCTTTACAACAATCTTCGTCAAGTTTTGCAGGAATGGTTACCGCATTCAGTAAACAGTTGGGTTGGAGCAACATGGAATTGCTCATATCACAATTTCAAGAAAGAATGCAGTTCGGTGTAAGTAG agATCTCTTGGACCTGATGCACCTCCCAGTTCTGAATGGTAAAATGGCAAGAGCGCTTTTCAATAGCGGTATAGAAACAATAATCCAATTAGCAAATTCGGAAATATCATCAATAGAAAATATCTTACACAGAATAGTGCCATTTGAAAGCGAAAAGGAAAGAGAAGGAGAAACTGAATACGATAAAAGACAGAGAAATAAATACAAGAACGTGTGGATAGTAGGAAAAGAAGGTTTAACTGAAAGGGAAGCCGCAGAAATATTTGTAAAGAACgctagaaaatatttgaaaatagaaatggGTTTAGTAGATGCTCAGTGGAAAGATAAAGAAGTAAAAAGCGAAATAGATGacgaaaacaaaacaaataaaattgaaacagatgtgaaaaatgttgataatgataatgagattaataaaagaaatagtgACAGTTTTTTTTCAGAAGATTCGTCCGTGTTTTCCAGTATATCTGATACTTCGAGTATCTCGAGTATAGATTCCactaaaatagatgaaaataacgaagaaaggattacaaaaaaattagaaaggtTCACCATCGATTCccccaaaaaaattatcaatactattagtaaagaaaatgatataaaaagtATTGCAGTAGATTCACCGAGGAAATGTCTTCAAATGACATTTAAAAATTCCTCTTTTAACCCATTAGtatcatcaaaattaaatattaatactgTATTAGAAGGATCCCCGTCGAAGCTTTCTGATATAACTACGACGATTGCAAATCGTTCTACTGATAATACAGTGACTCCTGAAAGTGACATAACCTCAACAGTGTCGGATGTTAAGACCGAATCGAGTTCTAAAGATGCTGAAAATGACGTTAACGCTCTTCTGCAACAAATATCTTTATCCGATTTTTCAGAAACGCTTTCCGAAAACAACCATACAAATTTAATAGAAAGTAGAACTTTGCAGAATAATGACAAAGTTGAATCGGATCAAAGTCTTTTCGAGGAAAGTTTCACTTTATATTTATCAGAAAATAATTCTGacgaagaaaaattattcaatggtAATGTTAATGGAAAAGATGTTAAGAAAGATGAGCTCAGTATAATTGTAGAGAACGAGAAGTTTCTAAAAGATAACGAAAAGGAAACTTGTTTATTGTCACAAAAACGTAAACATAGTAGTGGCGAATTTGGTGATGtcagtaaaaaaatcaaatttaaatgccaagaaaatgatgatgatg attATATCGACAACTcttacataataaataaattggaagATCAGCTCAGCGCGGATTTTAGTAAAATGGAAATAGTTAATGTCTGTCAGGAATTTTCTGTACTAGAAATTTTCATCGCAGAATTTAAATTGCagaaatttttttcgttttctgttGCCTGTAGCaaaatagtagaaaataaaCCTGTGATTGGGATAAACGCTTTTAAAACTCAACA tgCTACTACCGAAGGAGCAAAACACATCTTTCAAGCTGATGGTAGAAAACTAGAaggattttcaatttattgggaAAACAATATAGTGTATTAcctttcttttgaaaatataaaaatacatcaGAAAATTATCAAGTTgttgaaatcgatttttggaAATCCAGATGTGAGGGTGAAGATGTTCGATGCCaaagaacaaattaaatttttgaaaaaatgttgtggtataaattttttttgtaaaatagatGATCCTAAAATAGCTCATTGGATGTTGGATCCTGATggaaaagaaatgaatttaaaagcGATG gcaGTAAAATATTGTCCTGAAAGCGCAGAACTAGCTCAATTATCAGGCGGATGTATAGGTCTTGGAAGTGTGGGCATGGATATATACAGTTCAGTTTCAGCCAAAATTAGAGCGTCTCTGGAATCAGTTATAACATGgcatttaataaatatattaaaaaatattttgctggAAGAAAATTCTAAGTATATCGAAGCTTATg aTATCGAAACTAGTATAATTGTATGTTTAGCTAATATAGAATTATATGGTATGCATGTAGATAAAACCGTATTGACAACTCTGTTGAATGTCATTAAAactcaaataaataacattgaaaaaaaagcTTTTTCATTGGCTGGTCGTAAATTCAATTTCGTATCCTCCTCCGATGTCGCcaaaattatag GTACATTTCGTGGAAGAAAAACTAGTACCAAAAAACAAATCCTTGAAAAGAATCAACACCCTGTATCGGATCTAGTATTGCATTGGCGAAAATTACATTCCAttataacaaaaactatttatcctttaattaaagtaattaaaaacgATCGTATATTCGGTTGTTACATAACACACAGTTCTACAGGGCGAATAAGTATGCACGAAcctaatttacaaaatataacaagaaaTTTCGATGTTAATAATTGTTTAACCAACGAGAGTGTTAGTATAAATTGTAGAGAAGCTTTTGATGCACccgataaatatattttgttgtcTGCCGATTATTGTCAATTAGAGTTGAGGATTTTGACACATTTTTCACAAGATAAATTGTTGTGTAAGATTATGAAAGAACCTGGAGACGTTTTTAAATCTATCGCTGCTAAATGGAACCGAATTACTGAAGAAGAg GTGACTGATGCCATAAGACAGGACACCAAACATTTATGTTATGGAATTATATATGGAATGGGTTGTAGGTCTTTAGCTGAACAATTGGGTATAAACGAAAATGAGGCGGTCGATTTTAtggaaactttcaaaaatacttatcccggtataaagaattttattaaaaatgtagtAGAAAAATGTAAAGAGAATGAATTTGTGGAAACCGTTAATGGGAGAAGAAGATATTTGCATAATATAAATGACAAAGATCAAATTAGCaaag GACAAGCGGAACGTCAAGCTGTAAATACCATAATTCAAGGTTCAGCTGCCGATATAGTAAAAAAAGCGATGTTAAAAATAGATTTGGACCTTAGAGAAGTCTTTCACAAAGCGAAAAGTAAACCGAATTTGGTGCTTCACCTTCATGATGAACTAATATATGAAGTACCCacaaaatatttgaggaaaGTAGCGAAAATCGttaagaaaaatatggaaacaagCGTCGATCTTTCAGTTCCTTTTCCAGTTAAATTAAAATCTGGTTCTTGTTGGGGAAATTTAACTGAATTAGTAATTTGA
- the LOC130451904 gene encoding DNA polymerase theta isoform X2 — protein MYCFYIKCTPKIKKRRRERQMNEFKIQLKLILSSFMSDTMNNDLFMNDTFENFNFTQNGNFSAKFTDISPKVSVSKESSKQNKNETEILLDDSIFLSQLSLLEEKNVSNNVTEHQQTKNNNGILEKNVTTSYQIHCDKENVVNKTHNDITPTVADYIPNNPNSHQLNELASWGLPEAVLEKYKSRNLTTMFQWQVECLSQGNVLNGSNLIYSAPTSAGKTLVAEILAAKMISEQKKRVIFILPFVSIVREKMYYFQDLFESSGIRVDGFMGSYNPPGGYNSVQFAICTIEKANSLINRLLEERKLKEVGAVLIDEIHLLGDSSRGYLLELLLTKLRYISIKENLSIQIIGMSATLPNLKQISKWLDAELFTTDFRPVPLKEQAHVCGEIYDINMKLIRSLSILPELKTDCDNILQLCLETIKESCSVLIFCPTKNWCENLAQQIATGFFKIGSSQSDWGQLLRRQLDTNLIMELLEQLKYCPVGLDDILHKTVSFGVAFHHAGLTMDERDIIEGAFRNGALRVLVATSTLSSGVNLPARRVIIRTPIFHGKPIDSLVYRQMIGRAGRMGKDTMGESFLICQKKDFKIVKDLMSAVLPPVKSCLESEGKLKRAILEVIASGVATTPEDVKIFTESTLLAVEDDCLHELNNPIEEAVMFLQMNEFIRLQEKEDGSQLYVSTSLGKACLSSSMSPDDGLSLFTELEKARQCLVLETELHLIYLVTPYSACYSWGNMDWMLYLDLWEKLPTNMKQVGKLVGIRESYIVNATRGIIQTNTAKLYHKLLVHKRFFIALALQDLVNEKPLSWVCQKFNCNRGMLQSLQQSSSSFAGMVTAFSKQLGWSNMELLISQFQERMQFGVSRDLLDLMHLPVLNGKMARALFNSGIETIIQLANSEISSIENILHRIVPFESEKEREGETEYDKRQRNKYKNVWIVGKEGLTEREAAEIFVKNARKYLKIEMGLVDAQWKDKEVKSEIDDENKTNKIETDVKNVDNDNEINKRNSDSFFSEDSSVFSSISDTSSISSIDSTKIDENNEERITKKLERFTIDSPKKIINTISKENDIKSIAVDSPRKCLQMTFKNSSFNPLVSSKLNINTVLEGSPSKLSDITTTIANRSTDNTVTPESDITSTVSDVKTESSSKDAENDVNALLQQISLSDFSETLSENNHTNLIESRTLQNNDKVESDQSLFEESFTLYLSENNSDEEKLFNGNVNGKDVKKDELSIIVENEKFLKDNEKETCLLSQKRKHSSGEFGDVSKKIKFKCQENDDDDYIDNSYIINKLEDQLSADFSKMEIVNVCQEFSVLEIFIAEFKLQKFFSFSVACSKIVENKPVIGINAFKTQHATTEGAKHIFQADGRKLEGFSIYWENNIVYYLSFENIKIHQKIIKLLKSIFGNPDVRVKMFDAKEQIKFLKKCCGINFFCKIDDPKIAHWMLDPDGKEMNLKAMAVKYCPESAELAQLSGGCIGLGSVGMDIYSSVSAKIRASLESVITWHLINILKNILLEENSKYIEAYDIETSIIVCLANIELYGMHVDKTVLTTLLNVIKTQINNIEKKAFSLAGRKFNFVSSSDVAKIIGTFRGRKTSTKKQILEKNQHPVSDLVLHWRKLHSIITKTIYPLIKVIKNDRIFGCYITHSSTGRISMHEPNLQNITRNFDVNNCLTNESVSINCREAFDAPDKYILLSADYCQLELRILTHFSQDKLLCKIMKEPGDVFKSIAAKWNRITEEEVTDAIRQDTKHLCYGIIYGMGCRSLAEQLGINENEAVDFMETFKNTYPGIKNFIKNVVEKCKENEFVETVNGRRRYLHNINDKDQISKVFF, from the exons ATGTactgtttttatataaagtgtACACCAAAGATTAAGAAAAGAAGACGCGAACGTCAAATGAACGAATTTAAAATTCAACTGAAATTGATATTAAGTTCTTTTATGTCTGATACAATGAATAATGACTTATTTATGAAtgatacttttgaaaatttcaattttactcAGAATGGTAATTTTTCAGCTAAATTCACAGATATTTCTCCAAAAGTTTCGGTTTCAAAAGAAAGttctaaacaaaataaaaatgagacagAAATATTATTGGATGATTCTATTTTTCTGTCACAGTTATCATTGTTGGAGGAAAAGAATGTATCAAATAATGTAACAGAACATCAGCAAACCAAAAACAATAAtggaatattagaaaaaaatgtaacaacTTCTTATCAAATCCACTGTGATAAAGAAAATGTTGTGAATAAAACACATAATGATATCACTCCTACAGTTGCTGATTATATTCCAAATAATCCTAATTCCCATCAGTTAAATGAATTGGCTTCATGGGGCTTGCCGGAAGCTGTATTGGAGAAATATAAATCTAGAAATTTGACTACAATGTTCCAATGGCAAGTAGAATGTCTTAGCCAAGGAAATGTTTTAAATGGTAGCAATTTGATATATTCAGCACCTACGTCAGCCGGCAAAACGTTAGTAGCAGAAATATTGGCCGCAAAAATGATATCTGAACAAAAGAAAagagttattttcattttaccatTCGTATCAATAGTTAGAGAAAAAATGTACTATTTTCAAGACTTGTTTGAAAGTAGTGGAATTCGGGTAGATGGATTTATGGGATCTTACAATCCACCGGGAGGATATAATTCTGTACAGTTTGCTATATGCACCATAGAAAAAGCTAATAGTTTGATAAACAGATTATTGGAGGAGAGGAAATTGAAGGAAGTAGGAGCTGTACTCATAGATGAGATACACCTACTTGGGGATTCTAGTAGAGGCTATCTTTTGGAACTGTTATTAACGAAATTGAG ATATATATCTATTAAAGAAAATCTTAGTATACAAATAATAGGAATGTCTGCTACTCTTCCCAATCTTAAACAAATTTCCAAGTGGCTGGATGCTGAATTATTCACTACTGACTTCCGACCAGTACCTTTAAAAGAACAAGCACATGTTTGTGGGgaaatttatgatattaataTGAAACTAATAAGGTCTTTAAGTATTTTACCAGAATTGAAAACTGACTGTGATAATATACTTCAGCTTTGCCTCGAGACTATCAAAGAATCTTGCTCTGTCCTTATATTTTGTCCCACGAAAAATTGGTGTGAAAATTTGGCACAGCAGATTGCAActggatttttcaaaatag GTAGCTCTCAATCAGATTGGGGACAACTATTGCGCCGTCAACTTGATACCAATCTCATTATGGAACTGTTGGAGCAGCTCAAATATTGTCCAGTTGGCTTGGATGATATTCTACACAAAACTGTATCTTTTGGTGTAGCTTTCCATCACGCAGGTCTTACTATGGATGAAAGAGATATAATAGAAGGGGCTTTTCGAAATGGAGCATTGAGAGTATTAGTAGCCACTTCAACTTTATCATCCGGTGTTAATCTACCAGCTAGGAGGGTTATAATAAGGACACCAATATTTCATGGAAAACCTATAG ATTCTTTGGTGTATAGACAAATGATTGGTAGAGCTGGTCGTATGGGAAAAGACACAATGGGTGAAAGTTTTCTCATATGTCAAAAGAAAGATTTTAAAATAGTGAAAGATTTAATGTCTGCTGTATTACCTCCTGTCAAAAGTTGTCTTGAAAGTGAGGGAAAGTTGAAGAGAGCCATTTTAGAAGTGATAGCTAGTGGAGTTGCTACTACTCCTGAAgatgttaaaatatttactgAAAGCACATTGCTTGCCGTCGAGGATGATTGTTTACACGAATTGAATAATCCTATTGAGGAAGCTGTAATGTTTTTGCAAATGAACGAGTTTATTAGATTGCAAGAAAAAGAAGATGGAAGTCAATTATATGTTTCTACTTCGTTAg GAAAAGCTTGTTTGTCCTCTTCAATGTCTCCTGATGATGGTCTCTCCCTTTTCACTGAATTGGAAAAAGCTCGACAATGTCTTGTACTTGAAACTGAACTCCATTTAATTTACCTTGTTACTCCCTACAGTGCCTGCTATTCTTGGGGAAATATGGATTGGATGTTATATTTGGATCTTTGGGAAAAATTGCCAACAAATATGAAACAG GTTGGAAAGTTGGTGGGTATCAGGGAATCGTATATTGTAAACGCAACTAGGGGCATAATTCAAACAAACACTGCAAAATTGTATCACAAATTGTTGGTCCACAAAAGATTTTTCATAGCATTAGCCTTACAAGATTTAGTTAACGAGAAGCCTTTAAGTTGGGTATGTCAAAAGTTCAATTGCAACCGAG GTATGCTGCAATCTTTACAACAATCTTCGTCAAGTTTTGCAGGAATGGTTACCGCATTCAGTAAACAGTTGGGTTGGAGCAACATGGAATTGCTCATATCACAATTTCAAGAAAGAATGCAGTTCGGTGTAAGTAG agATCTCTTGGACCTGATGCACCTCCCAGTTCTGAATGGTAAAATGGCAAGAGCGCTTTTCAATAGCGGTATAGAAACAATAATCCAATTAGCAAATTCGGAAATATCATCAATAGAAAATATCTTACACAGAATAGTGCCATTTGAAAGCGAAAAGGAAAGAGAAGGAGAAACTGAATACGATAAAAGACAGAGAAATAAATACAAGAACGTGTGGATAGTAGGAAAAGAAGGTTTAACTGAAAGGGAAGCCGCAGAAATATTTGTAAAGAACgctagaaaatatttgaaaatagaaatggGTTTAGTAGATGCTCAGTGGAAAGATAAAGAAGTAAAAAGCGAAATAGATGacgaaaacaaaacaaataaaattgaaacagatgtgaaaaatgttgataatgataatgagattaataaaagaaatagtgACAGTTTTTTTTCAGAAGATTCGTCCGTGTTTTCCAGTATATCTGATACTTCGAGTATCTCGAGTATAGATTCCactaaaatagatgaaaataacgaagaaaggattacaaaaaaattagaaaggtTCACCATCGATTCccccaaaaaaattatcaatactattagtaaagaaaatgatataaaaagtATTGCAGTAGATTCACCGAGGAAATGTCTTCAAATGACATTTAAAAATTCCTCTTTTAACCCATTAGtatcatcaaaattaaatattaatactgTATTAGAAGGATCCCCGTCGAAGCTTTCTGATATAACTACGACGATTGCAAATCGTTCTACTGATAATACAGTGACTCCTGAAAGTGACATAACCTCAACAGTGTCGGATGTTAAGACCGAATCGAGTTCTAAAGATGCTGAAAATGACGTTAACGCTCTTCTGCAACAAATATCTTTATCCGATTTTTCAGAAACGCTTTCCGAAAACAACCATACAAATTTAATAGAAAGTAGAACTTTGCAGAATAATGACAAAGTTGAATCGGATCAAAGTCTTTTCGAGGAAAGTTTCACTTTATATTTATCAGAAAATAATTCTGacgaagaaaaattattcaatggtAATGTTAATGGAAAAGATGTTAAGAAAGATGAGCTCAGTATAATTGTAGAGAACGAGAAGTTTCTAAAAGATAACGAAAAGGAAACTTGTTTATTGTCACAAAAACGTAAACATAGTAGTGGCGAATTTGGTGATGtcagtaaaaaaatcaaatttaaatgccaagaaaatgatgatgatg attATATCGACAACTcttacataataaataaattggaagATCAGCTCAGCGCGGATTTTAGTAAAATGGAAATAGTTAATGTCTGTCAGGAATTTTCTGTACTAGAAATTTTCATCGCAGAATTTAAATTGCagaaatttttttcgttttctgttGCCTGTAGCaaaatagtagaaaataaaCCTGTGATTGGGATAAACGCTTTTAAAACTCAACA tgCTACTACCGAAGGAGCAAAACACATCTTTCAAGCTGATGGTAGAAAACTAGAaggattttcaatttattgggaAAACAATATAGTGTATTAcctttcttttgaaaatataaaaatacatcaGAAAATTATCAAGTTgttgaaatcgatttttggaAATCCAGATGTGAGGGTGAAGATGTTCGATGCCaaagaacaaattaaatttttgaaaaaatgttgtggtataaattttttttgtaaaatagatGATCCTAAAATAGCTCATTGGATGTTGGATCCTGATggaaaagaaatgaatttaaaagcGATG gcaGTAAAATATTGTCCTGAAAGCGCAGAACTAGCTCAATTATCAGGCGGATGTATAGGTCTTGGAAGTGTGGGCATGGATATATACAGTTCAGTTTCAGCCAAAATTAGAGCGTCTCTGGAATCAGTTATAACATGgcatttaataaatatattaaaaaatattttgctggAAGAAAATTCTAAGTATATCGAAGCTTATg aTATCGAAACTAGTATAATTGTATGTTTAGCTAATATAGAATTATATGGTATGCATGTAGATAAAACCGTATTGACAACTCTGTTGAATGTCATTAAAactcaaataaataacattgaaaaaaaagcTTTTTCATTGGCTGGTCGTAAATTCAATTTCGTATCCTCCTCCGATGTCGCcaaaattatag GTACATTTCGTGGAAGAAAAACTAGTACCAAAAAACAAATCCTTGAAAAGAATCAACACCCTGTATCGGATCTAGTATTGCATTGGCGAAAATTACATTCCAttataacaaaaactatttatcctttaattaaagtaattaaaaacgATCGTATATTCGGTTGTTACATAACACACAGTTCTACAGGGCGAATAAGTATGCACGAAcctaatttacaaaatataacaagaaaTTTCGATGTTAATAATTGTTTAACCAACGAGAGTGTTAGTATAAATTGTAGAGAAGCTTTTGATGCACccgataaatatattttgttgtcTGCCGATTATTGTCAATTAGAGTTGAGGATTTTGACACATTTTTCACAAGATAAATTGTTGTGTAAGATTATGAAAGAACCTGGAGACGTTTTTAAATCTATCGCTGCTAAATGGAACCGAATTACTGAAGAAGAg GTGACTGATGCCATAAGACAGGACACCAAACATTTATGTTATGGAATTATATATGGAATGGGTTGTAGGTCTTTAGCTGAACAATTGGGTATAAACGAAAATGAGGCGGTCGATTTTAtggaaactttcaaaaatacttatcccggtataaagaattttattaaaaatgtagtAGAAAAATGTAAAGAGAATGAATTTGTGGAAACCGTTAATGGGAGAAGAAGATATTTGCATAATATAAATGACAAAGATCAAATTAGCaaag TGTTTTTTTAG